One stretch of Candidatus Thermoplasmatota archaeon DNA includes these proteins:
- a CDS encoding phosphate uptake regulator PhoU has translation MQETRKIQKTGGSTYVVSLPKKWIQSAGLKKGDQVALSVTGDGTLIVDPHMPRESEKLVKVVDINPSTDSKALLRLLIGAYVTGYDVIEIRAKGRIPTELRKTIQDFSRRVIGPEVVEESSSLVVLQDVADHADLDMRKVVRRMHLMARNMLEESIKAAKELDRGMADEVIARDDEVDRLHWFVEKQHAMTRRNVTFAAKMKMTWLESDSMLSTAKALERIADHASRIAHSVKLLGDSRIDAETMRSLEQLSAEAISILDCSVESLFKRDSSQANSCIERTSGLREKSNAFLDEIMKKRGKVAVGLAFAAESIERTGGYSSDIAEIAINLAEGQ, from the coding sequence ATGCAAGAGACTAGGAAGATTCAGAAGACCGGTGGCTCGACCTATGTGGTGTCCTTGCCAAAGAAATGGATACAGAGCGCCGGACTCAAGAAAGGTGATCAGGTGGCGCTGAGCGTCACAGGGGACGGGACCCTGATAGTCGATCCTCACATGCCCAGGGAATCGGAGAAGCTCGTCAAGGTCGTCGATATCAACCCATCAACGGACTCGAAGGCGCTTCTCCGGCTTCTTATTGGCGCATACGTGACTGGATATGATGTCATAGAGATACGCGCCAAGGGCAGGATCCCAACGGAGCTCAGGAAGACCATCCAGGATTTCTCCAGACGCGTGATTGGTCCCGAGGTTGTGGAGGAGAGTTCCAGCCTTGTGGTCCTTCAGGACGTTGCCGACCATGCAGACCTCGACATGAGAAAAGTGGTACGAAGAATGCACTTGATGGCGAGGAACATGCTGGAGGAATCGATCAAGGCTGCGAAGGAACTGGACAGAGGAATGGCCGACGAGGTCATTGCCCGCGATGATGAAGTTGACCGGCTTCATTGGTTTGTTGAAAAACAACACGCGATGACAAGGCGTAATGTCACATTTGCAGCAAAAATGAAGATGACATGGCTGGAGTCCGACTCGATGCTATCCACAGCAAAGGCGCTTGAGCGGATTGCAGATCACGCCTCGAGAATCGCCCACAGCGTCAAACTCCTTGGGGATTCCAGGATCGATGCCGAGACTATGAGGAGTCTGGAGCAACTGAGCGCGGAGGCAATCTCCATTCTCGACTGCAGTGTTGAATCGCTGTTCAAGAGGGACTCCTCTCAGGCGAATAGTTGCATCGAACGAACCTCTGGTCTTAGAGAGAAGTCGAACGCCTTCCTTGACGAAATCATGAAGAAACGGGGGAAGGTTGCTGTGGGATTGGCTTTTGCCGCGGAGAGCATCGAAAGAACCGGTGGATACTCCTCTGACATCGCGGAGATAGCAATCAATCTGGCCGAGGGGCAATAA